In the Myxocyprinus asiaticus isolate MX2 ecotype Aquarium Trade chromosome 31, UBuf_Myxa_2, whole genome shotgun sequence genome, aaaaaaaaaaaactttgtcagGGTAACCATGTATTCCCCGTATGGAGTTTTGAAACTACCATTTCAAAACTCCACATATTCCCCATATTTTCTCTGAAATCATGTCTTAATATCTTAAGAAGTTTTGCTTTCCAATTAAATATGTCTTGTTTTTAGAATGTACTAaatgttttaatacaaatctaaaaatacaGAAAGGTTTATGTGAGGGTAAAGTTTAGGGGGAAGGGTTAGGGGGTAAAAAAATATAGATAAACAGACATATGTTTGTTCGCAGCGTAAATGGCCACAGGACAGTAAACACACCATCAGCATCTCTCTGTACCCTTATCATCCTGAACCAATCAGAACACTGTGCTGCCACTTTCCCATAACAAACCCTTTTTTTCTTGAATTTGAGTTTCTGTGTTTCTTAAACTGCAGAAACACATATCGTCACACCCTGGCAATGCTGCCATTTGGCTCTATTTggacactgttgcactctgtGATTTGGGGATAACAATAACAATTCTCATACACCTCTGAACTTTTGCTTACGACTCTATGAGACCTTTGGATTTGCACGCTGGATCACTAAAAGGTGAGTAGTTTCTCTAATTTGTTAAGGATTGTTTCCAAGCATTTTTTAAAGGGCCGTTTTCACAGGATGCGTTCTGTAGAAGGCATTATAGCTCTATTAAATGTGTCTATAGTGTGTAATTTAGTCAACTGTAAAATAGTCAGctgtaattaatccattcgtAGGTTAATCCCCACAAAAAGTTTAAACACTGCGGCTCTGTGACACTAtctaaacattgtttgtttaagaaGCCCGAcatggcaacattggctcaatcaatCATGTgactttggggcgggactatttgtttgtcCAACCAAAGGAAGATGAGTGGAGTGTTTGGAAacagtttgaaaacaatcattatttttgcgatTTTGTgtggtgacgctagtggtgcagaaattacatgcttAATCTTTAACTTCAATACCGTTGCTAATGTACACACTCCATGCACTCTGAGATGTTTATCCTGCCCCCAGATTCATCTGATTGGTCCATTGTTTTAAAACTGTGTTGGCGCAAGACTGAAAAAAACAGCAATAcacagctcaaaaaaaaaaaaaggcacttgtCCAACATTGGACTGAACAGCTCTTGTTTTGGAACTGTAGTGTTCCGTACCAATCCAGACTTGTTGGCAtggttacggtttctttttccactgtatcATGAGTCGCCACATCAGTAAAGCCTTTCCACCAGCACGGTTTCCTGTTCTGAGTACAGTTAGCTAACTGTTCTGAGAATTCAGGACCGGGAATGGTTTGTAATCATACCGTATCGAtccatgctcaagtggaaatgctccTGGAACCATTACTCACTGTGCCCGTAACCGTTCAGCCCAATGGTGAAAAAGCACTTAAAGACATTCGTCTGGCGCATGTgtacataaaacaatttaaaaaatgtcgcagatggaatgcaagaacgtgtcctgtgtgaacaaCCCCTTACAGTATTGactttaaggccgaaacatactctacgcaagaaCGTGAACGCAAATGCTTTTAGTTAAGCAAGCTCGATATTGTGCGTTGTTGTGTTTCAAAATGGGTCAGAATGCAATTcttaacacaacgcaagtatgcattgcattctccGTGTTGCCACAAGAGGTGCTACAGGGGAAATTAGTGTGGACTGTCCGACTGTCATGGCGAAGCAATGATTTGAGGAAATTATTGCTGAACCaataagttaaagtcaatatacaccgatgagccaaaacattatgaccattcaCAGATGAatcgaataacattgatcatctcctaacaaggccacatgtcaaggtccgggtagattagatggtaaccgaacaatcagttcttgtattcaacgtgttgaatgcaggagaaatgggcaggagtaaagacctgagcgactttgacaaggaccaaattgttatggccagatgagtACATaccaacagtggtctgaggagggacaaaccacaaaccagcaacagggtgttgggcatcCCAAGGCTTATCAATACACGAGGGCAACGGAAGTGCCTGCAATGGGCACACAAATGTCAGAACTGGACTttggagcagtgaaagaaggtcatctggtccgataagtcccgttttcttttacatcacgtgaacCGTCGTGTacatgtgcaccgtttacctggggaactgatggcaccaggatgcactgtgggaagatgacaagccagtggagggagtgtgatgctctgggcaatgttctgctgggaaacccggggtccggccattcatgtggacatcaatttgacatgtgccacctacctaaacaccgtttcagaccaggtacaccccttcatggcaatggtgttccctgatggcagttgcctctttcagcaggataatgtgccctgccactctgcacacattgtccggaatggtttgaggaacatgatgcagagttcaaggtgttgccctggcctccaaattccccagatctcaatccgtttgtgcatctatgggatgtactggaccatcaagtccgatccatggtggctccacctcgcaacttacaggacttgaaggatctgctgctataATGTCTTGttaccagataccacaggacaccttcaggggtcttgtagaatcCATGCCTCAGCgagtcggtgctgttttggtggcacatggaggaccaacaacaaattaggcaggtggtcataatgttttggcttatcagtgtatttattgcaacttacctgaataataacacatccattAATGGCACAGAAttctgaaggtaactctatcactcccttgagtactgaggtttgttaccgccacagtaatgcaaaaatacacattAAGCATGTTGGCCAAGCGCTAGAATCTGCCTACGTATACTCAcgtgaagtatgtttctggccttagacTTCACCTTGAAACTAATTTGTCATTCTATTTTTAGGATAACTGACGCAATAACAGAGGACAACGTCTGTCCCCATAAAAGAAAGAGTGACCAGGCTTCGCACATAGGTCAATGATGGTTCATGGGAAGTGTGAGCTCATCGCTCTGTGCCTGGGCATCATCGGTCTGATTGGCACGGCCACGATCACAGGCCTTCCCATGTGGAAAGTGACAGCTTTCATTGGCGAGAACATCATCGTCATGGAGACACGCTGGGAGGGCTTGTGGATGACCTGCTTCAGGCAGGCGAGCATTCACATGCAGTGTAAAGTTTACGACTCTTTGCTCTTCCTCCCACCAGACTTACAAGCGGCACGTGGGCTGACATGTTGTGCTCTTGCTCTATCTAGTCTGGGCCTCCTGGTGTCCATCACGGGCCTTCGTAGCACGGCGTGTCTCAAAGATCAACCGCGCCTCAAAAACATTATCGTGATGGTCGCGGGGGCGATGCAGATCTTGGCTTGTATTTGCGTTATCATCCCGGTCTCTTGGACTGCCCACACCATCATCAGAGACTTCTATAACCCATTACTGATTGACGCCCAGCGTAGGGAACTAGGAGAGGCACTCTATATTGGCTGGATTACCAGTGCCCTCCTTCTGGCATCTGGAGTCATATTTCTCTGCCGTCGTGTTGGTCCGCAGTCAGGCTCGTTTTACATGTATCCGCCCAGTCATCCAGGCAATAAACCTACTCTAAACCGCTTCCATCCTGTCTCCAGCACCTGTAGTTCTACTGGACAACAGCCCTTGCTCCAGAACAACAGTCTTTCCCCTTCTGTATGTAGCTTTGCCATTACGCCATCTGTTGGTCAAC is a window encoding:
- the LOC127422094 gene encoding claudin-8-like produces the protein MMVHGKCELIALCLGIIGLIGTATITGLPMWKVTAFIGENIIVMETRWEGLWMTCFRQASIHMQCKVYDSLLFLPPDLQAARGLTCCALALSSLGLLVSITGLRSTACLKDQPRLKNIIVMVAGAMQILACICVIIPVSWTAHTIIRDFYNPLLIDAQRRELGEALYIGWITSALLLASGVIFLCRRVGPQSGSFYMYPPSHPGNKPTLNRFHPVSSTCSSTGQQPLLQNNSLSPSVCSFAITPSVGQRSSYTRQQMITRPLVYNQNMLPLHNPHTYGSNIMQMHVPRNTQYPSQLSTHFRGSNSSNLYASYTSGSAFQPLPQNPLFIGYNFSKVQSYSSDSSSGLRI